One window of Drosophila busckii strain San Diego stock center, stock number 13000-0081.31 chromosome 3L, ASM1175060v1, whole genome shotgun sequence genomic DNA carries:
- the LOC108598738 gene encoding LOW QUALITY PROTEIN: organic cation transporter protein (The sequence of the model RefSeq protein was modified relative to this genomic sequence to represent the inferred CDS: deleted 2 bases in 1 codon) — translation MLVKNRSSNGAAAAAAANENPAACNGNGHAADTESERKAAGETAAGPADESEDNSLDAILVRIGQFGRFQIINYVLLCVPMVFNAFFSISYVFTASPVVHRCNITQCDSPSSLYEAPWLNFTVPYNKTGWASCKRYVYGNLTEVEVMDFSSEVCEPEYFSNDTTESCGTDFKFRDKEETISTEFGIFCEDEWMLPYVGTINNVGQFVGIPLGGFFADRYGRRTMLAVAGALSALMGLLRSVSSNYVMFLCFEFLDMAVGSTLFPTAFLLAIELVGPKRRVAAATIITIFYALGEAFLGILASQVQNWRWLLRILYAPAILQILFLWILPESVRWLLSQGKEQRAAAVLRRAAHINKRDLPEQQLDELLASNREKLQQTNESQYPIMKTARFFVWRIANCCFCWFTHTLIALGLSLNSVNLGGNKYNNFMLNGFVQIPGLLLPLIIMDRIGRRYSLCMSLLLCAICMGASAAVGTANYASALTLFLIGKMAITCSFQILYFFTSEIFPTNVRNSLLSLCSMVGRIGSMLAPQTTLLTGYYQHAPSILFATFALVSGLLTLAFPETADKVLPTTMEDARDLDAARRRRTGGAENEATNKSW, via the exons ATGTTAGTCAAAAATCGTAGTTCCaatggcgctgccgctgctgctgctgccaacgaaAATCCAGCAGcgtgcaatggcaatggccatGCTGCGGACACCGAGTCGGAGCGTAAGGCAGCGGGCGAGACGGCTGCGGGGCCGGCGGATGAGAGCGAAGATAATTCGTTGGATGCCATACTTGTGAGAATTGGACAATTTGGACGCTTTCAGATAATTAACTATGTGCTGCTCTGTGTGCCGATGGTGTTTAATGCCTTCTTTTCGATCTCATATGTCTTCACCGCCAGCCCAGTGGTGCACAG ATGCAATATAACGCAGTGCGATAGTCCCAGCAGTTTGTATGAGGCGCCCTGGCTGAATTTTACAGTGCCCTACAACAAGACCGGCTGGGCCTCGTGCAAACGTTACGTATACGGCAATTTAACAGAAGTCGAAGTCATGGACTTCTCCAGTGAAGTGTGTGAACCGGAGTACTTTTCTAATGATACGACAGAAAGCTGCGGCACTGATTTCAAGTTTCGAGATAAAGAAGAAACCATATCAACTGAG TTTGGCATCTTTTGCGAGGACGAATGGATGCTGCCTTAT GTGGGCACAATCAATAATGTGGGCCAATTCGTGGGCATACCGCTAGGTGGCTTCTTTGCGGATCG TTATGGCCGTCGCACTATGCTGGCGGTTGCTGGTGCCTTGAGCGCTTTGATGGGACTCCTGCGCTCTGTGTCGAGCAACTACGTTATGTTCCTCTGCTTTGAGTTTCTGGACATGGCTGTGGGCAGCACTTTGTTCCCCACTGCATTTTTGCTGGCCATTGAGCTGGTTGGCCCCAAGCGTCGCGTGGCAGCTGCCACCATCATTACGATATTCTATGCTCTGGGTGAAGCCTTTTTGGGCATATTGGCATCGCAAGTGCAAAATTGGCGCTGGCTCTTGCGCATTCTGTATGCACCAGCGATACTGCAAATACTGTTTCTCTGGATATTGCCCGAGAGCGTGCGCTGGCTGCTCAGTCAGGGCAAGGAGCAGCGGGCGGCGGCTGTGCTGAGGCGCGCAGCGCATATTAATAAGCGCGACCTGcccgagcagcagctggatgAGCTGCTGGCTAGTAATCGCGAGAAGCTGCAGCAGACCAATGAGAGTCAGTATCCAATTATGAAGACTGCGCGCTTCTTTGTCTGGCGCATTGCcaattgctgcttttgttggtTCACACACACGCTGATTGCCTTGGGTCTGAGTCTCAATTCGGTGAATCTCGGCGGCAACAAGTACAATAACTTCATGCTGAATGGCTTTGTGCAGATTCCGGGCCTGCTGTTGCCGCTCATCATTATGGATCGCATTGGCCGCAGGTATTCGCTTTGCATGTCTCTCTTGTTGTGCGCCATTTGCATGGGCGCCTCGGCAGCTGTTGGCACGG CTAATTATGCCAGCGCCTTGACACTCTTTCTGATTGGCAAAATGGCCATCACCTGCAGCTTTCAGATCTTGTACTTCTTCACCTCTGAGATCTTTCCCACAAACGTGCGCAACAgcttgctctcgctctgctCCATGGTGGGACGCATTGGCTCCATGCTGGCACCCCAAACCACATTGCTT ACCGGCTACTATCAGCATGCGCCGTCTATATTGTTTGCCACGTTCGCCTTGGTCAGCGGCCTATTGACGCTGGCATTTCCCGAAACTGCTGACAAAGTGCTGCCCACAACAATGGAGGATGCGCGTGATCTGGATGCTGCGCGCCGTAGACGCACGGGCGGTGCTGAGAACGAGGCTACTAACAAATCTTGGTGA